The Chryseolinea soli genome contains a region encoding:
- a CDS encoding RagB/SusD family nutrient uptake outer membrane protein, with protein MKLKFNYILLAGVISLGGLAVSCNSDLLDVQPTDRISDDAIASDSSLFEDFVINRYMGVRLMDKEAEGTPPGFGRGFEYAMWASLTDEAIYNNDDNTWLVQRGQLAPENTGIAGTLWSRSYRSIRECNYALSIIGDVIMTEQRRARLTAELKFIRAYRYHDLVRNYGAVVLMGDNVYDLDNDLTDAALFVRSSVADGIQYITTELTQAAGDLPAANDSNWKLGRATKGAALALKSRILLYAASPLYNAGTWQAAADAAKEVMSLGYSLHSDYRNLFLTSSSSEIIFERLYSVGARHVCLEISNGPNGYGGWAGNSPLQNLVDAYEVKVNATTAVPFDWTNPTHVQNPYVNRDPRFYASILYNGASYRGRQIETFLPGGQDSKDGRDNWNASKTGYYLLKFLDDKLPIDNPWDVAGVQPWIYLRYAEVLLNYAEAQNEAAGPDATVYDAINKIRTRAGMPNLPVGLTQATMRDAIRRERQVELAFEEHRFYDVRRWKIAIDTENEPAYGVNITKNGSTLTFEKKVALDGRKFEEKHYWLPIPRAEILSSGNKLEQNPSY; from the coding sequence ATGAAACTAAAATTCAATTACATACTACTGGCAGGCGTGATCTCGCTCGGCGGACTTGCCGTGAGTTGCAATAGCGACCTGCTCGACGTGCAACCCACCGACCGCATCTCCGACGACGCCATCGCATCGGACTCCTCGCTGTTCGAGGACTTTGTGATCAACCGGTACATGGGCGTGCGCCTGATGGACAAGGAAGCCGAAGGCACACCGCCGGGTTTTGGCCGCGGGTTTGAATACGCCATGTGGGCGTCGCTCACCGACGAAGCCATCTACAACAACGACGACAACACCTGGCTGGTCCAGCGCGGGCAACTCGCACCGGAAAACACCGGCATTGCCGGCACCCTTTGGTCGCGAAGCTACCGGAGCATCCGGGAATGTAACTATGCGTTGAGCATCATTGGCGATGTGATCATGACGGAACAACGCCGGGCGCGGCTCACGGCCGAACTGAAATTTATTCGTGCCTACCGCTATCACGACCTCGTGCGCAACTACGGCGCTGTGGTGCTGATGGGCGACAACGTATATGACCTGGACAACGATTTGACGGACGCCGCGTTGTTTGTGCGCTCCTCGGTGGCCGATGGCATACAATACATCACCACTGAATTGACTCAAGCCGCAGGCGACCTGCCTGCTGCGAACGACAGCAACTGGAAGCTTGGACGTGCAACAAAAGGCGCTGCATTGGCCTTGAAGTCGCGGATCCTGTTGTATGCCGCCAGCCCGCTTTACAACGCCGGCACCTGGCAGGCCGCAGCAGATGCTGCCAAAGAAGTGATGAGCCTGGGCTATTCCCTGCATTCCGACTACCGGAACTTGTTTCTCACATCGTCGAGCAGCGAGATTATTTTCGAGCGGCTGTACAGCGTAGGAGCACGTCACGTGTGTTTGGAAATTTCCAACGGACCCAACGGCTATGGCGGATGGGCCGGCAACTCGCCCCTCCAAAACCTGGTGGATGCCTACGAAGTGAAAGTGAACGCCACCACGGCCGTGCCCTTTGACTGGACCAATCCCACGCACGTTCAGAATCCGTATGTCAATCGCGATCCACGTTTCTATGCCAGCATTCTCTACAATGGCGCGTCGTATCGCGGCCGCCAGATCGAGACCTTCCTCCCCGGCGGGCAAGACAGCAAAGACGGACGCGACAACTGGAATGCTTCCAAGACAGGCTACTACCTGTTGAAATTCCTCGACGACAAACTTCCCATCGACAACCCGTGGGATGTGGCCGGTGTACAGCCCTGGATCTACCTGCGCTACGCCGAAGTGTTGCTCAATTATGCAGAAGCCCAGAACGAAGCTGCCGGACCCGACGCAACCGTGTATGATGCCATCAACAAAATTCGTACACGCGCCGGCATGCCCAATCTTCCTGTGGGGCTGACCCAAGCCACCATGCGCGACGCTATCCGCCGCGAACGCCAGGTAGAGTTGGCCTTTGAAGAGCATCGCTTCTATGATGTGCGCCGCTGGAAGATCGCCATCGACACCGAGAACGAACCGGCCTATGGCGTGAACATCACCAAGAACGGCAGCACGCTCACCTTTGAAAAGAAGGTGGCCTTGGATGGACGGAAATTTGAGGAAAAGCACTATTGGCTCCCGATTCCCCGTGCGGAGATCCTTTCGTCCGGGAACAAACTCGAGCAGAATCCTTCGTATTGA